A stretch of Ipomoea triloba cultivar NCNSP0323 chromosome 11, ASM357664v1 DNA encodes these proteins:
- the LOC115996329 gene encoding protein ENHANCED DISEASE RESISTANCE 2-like isoform X2 codes for MEGWLYLIRLNRLGLQYCRKRYFILEDNCLQSYKAVPTTATDLEEPLRSAIIDSCIHVQDNGRESFHRKVSFTFTLCNTSNHDDQLKFGANSPEEAARWIRCLRDAAINPEKNLRAPAIRKWQPFSLSVSNRMSRKQSIDWNDASSTPVDAMTSDVVGPSPWKIFGIQNGLRLFKEAKDRHSNGKHWDGHPAIMAVGVIDGTSESIFKALMSLGPSRSEWDFCFSRGSVVEHLDGHTDIIHIQLTNHWLPWGLKRRDLLLRRYWRREDDGTYVILYHSVIHSKCPPQEGYVRATVKSGGHVITPVNQGKSSTVKHMLAVDWKSYLRKTTSKSITICMLGGIAALREMLKAKSGSYFLDPDMDELTIDIQLPVSEKEEIKNEVVVTERTEEDTTEKYPSACSSIVELDDVADEFFDVPEASDDEHSDLGWPRSTTPEFQVETHPPKLSSAACFVRKLQDLAVQKNIQEIVGGEEGAKGCYGCTLPKDASYNMPCSWAAADTSSFLIRGEKYLQDHSKITAKGTLTQMVGADWLQSEVREDNLAARPGSIVQKYAAQDRPEFFFVVNIQVPGATRYSLALYYMLKTPLAENPLLERFVNGDDAFRNSKFKLIPYISKGSWIVKQSVGKKSCLIGQALEVNYFKGKNYLELDVDVGSSTVARGVINLVLGYLNNLVIEMAFIVQADTAEELPEYLLGTCRLNHLDASKAVHTKSIS; via the exons ATGGAGGGGTGGCTTTACCTCATCCGCCTCAACAGGCTTGGCCTGCAGTATTGTCGCAAACGATACTTCATTCTTGAAGATAACTGCCTCCAGAGCTATAAGGCAGTCCCCACTACTGCAACAGATCTAGAG GAGCCATTGAGAAGTGCAATAATAGACTCCTGCATCCATGTTCAAGACAATGGAAGGGAGAGCTTCCACAGAAAA GTGTCCTTCACTTTCACCTTGTGTAACACCTCTAACCATGATGATCAACTCAAG TTTGGAGCAAATAGTCCAGAAGAGGCTGCAAGATGGATCCGGTGCTTAAGAGATGCTGCAATTAACCCAGAAAAGAATTTAAGGGCACCTGCAATAAGAAAATGGCAACCTTTCAG TTTGAGTGTTTCGAATAGGATGTCCCGAAAGCAGTCCATAGACTGGAATGATGCATCTTCTACGCCCGTGGATGCAATGACATCTGATGTTGTTGGTCCTTCTCCATGGAAGATATTTGGAATTCAAAATG GTTTACGGCTATTCAAAGAAGCAAAAGATAGGCATTCAAACGGGAAG CACTGGGATGGCCATCCAGCAATAATGGCTGTTGGGGTAATTGATGGAACCTCAGAATCCATTTTCAAAGCCCTCATGAGTCTTGGCCCTTCAAGATCAGA ATGGGACTTTTGCTTCTCTAGGGGCAGTGTGGTTGAGCACCTTGATGGACACACAGATATTATCCACATCCAACTAACCAACCACTGGCTACCATG GGGGCTTAAACGAAGAGATCTGCTGCTGCGTCGTTACTGGAGAAGAGAGGATGATGGCACATACG TAATCCTTTATCATTCTGTCATCCACAGTAAATGTCCACCCCAAGAGGGATATGTTCGCGCCACTGTTAAAA GTGGTGGACATGTTATAACTCCGGTAAACCAAGGCAAATCGAGCACTGTAAAACACATGCTTGCTGTTGATTGGAAGTCCTATCTGAGAAAAACGACCTCGAAATCCATAACCATTTGCATGCTTGGGGGAATTGCAG CACTGAGGGAGATGCTTAAGGCTAAATCTGGAAGCTACTTCTTAGACCCTGATATGGATGAGCTAACAATAGATATTCAGTTGCCTGTTAGCGAGAAAGAGGAGATTAAGAATGAAGTTGTTGTTACTGAGAGGACTGAAGAGGATACTACCGAGAAATACCCTTCAGCTTGTTCGAGTATCGTGGAGCTGGACGATGTGGCTGATGAGTTTTTCGATGTTCCTGAAGCATCAGACGACGAACATTCTGACCTAGGATGGCCTAGGAGCACAACCCCAGAGTTCCAAGTG GAAACACATCCACCGAAACTATCTTCTGCTGCGTGTTTTGTCAGAAAATTGCAGGATCTTGCAG TTCAGAAGAACATTCAAGAAATTGTCGGGGGCGAAGAAGGTGCCAAAGGCTGCTATGGTTGCACTCTTCCAAAAGACGCGAGTTATAACATGCCTTGCAGTTGGGCTGCTGCTGATACATCGTCGTTTTTAATCCGAGGAGAGAAGTATCTCCAAGACCATTCAAAG atcaCAGCAAAAGGCACATTGACACAAATGGTTGGTGCAGACTGGCTACAATCTGAGGTTCGCGAAGATAATCTTGCTGCTCGCCCCGGGAGCATTGTGCAG AAATATGCAGCACAGGACAGACCAGAATTCTTCTTTGTGGTCAACATTCAG GTTCCAGGAGCAACAAGATACTCCCTTGCTCTATATTACATGCTGAAAACTCCTCTAGCAGAAAACCCTTTGCTCGAGCGCTTCGTCAATGGGGATGATGCCTTCAGGAACTCAAAGTTTAAGCTCATTCCATACATCTCTAAG GGATCATGGATAGTGAAACAAAGTGTGGGCAAGAAGTCATGCTTGATTGGACAAGCACTTGAAGTGAATTACTTCAAGGGCAAGAACTACTTGGAG cttgatgttgatgttggaTCATCCACAGTTGCAAGGGGAGTTATCAACCTTGTTCTAGGCTACTTGAACAATCTTGTTATAGAAATGGCATTCATAGTACAG GCGGACACAGCAGAGGAGCTCCCCGAATACTTATTGGGAACGTGTCGGCTTAATCATTTAGACGCGTCGAAAGCGGTTCATACTAAAAGTATTAGCTAA
- the LOC115996329 gene encoding protein ENHANCED DISEASE RESISTANCE 2-like isoform X1 — protein sequence MVMSHSDGKMEGWLYLIRLNRLGLQYCRKRYFILEDNCLQSYKAVPTTATDLEEPLRSAIIDSCIHVQDNGRESFHRKVSFTFTLCNTSNHDDQLKFGANSPEEAARWIRCLRDAAINPEKNLRAPAIRKWQPFSLSVSNRMSRKQSIDWNDASSTPVDAMTSDVVGPSPWKIFGIQNGLRLFKEAKDRHSNGKHWDGHPAIMAVGVIDGTSESIFKALMSLGPSRSEWDFCFSRGSVVEHLDGHTDIIHIQLTNHWLPWGLKRRDLLLRRYWRREDDGTYVILYHSVIHSKCPPQEGYVRATVKSGGHVITPVNQGKSSTVKHMLAVDWKSYLRKTTSKSITICMLGGIAALREMLKAKSGSYFLDPDMDELTIDIQLPVSEKEEIKNEVVVTERTEEDTTEKYPSACSSIVELDDVADEFFDVPEASDDEHSDLGWPRSTTPEFQVETHPPKLSSAACFVRKLQDLAVQKNIQEIVGGEEGAKGCYGCTLPKDASYNMPCSWAAADTSSFLIRGEKYLQDHSKITAKGTLTQMVGADWLQSEVREDNLAARPGSIVQKYAAQDRPEFFFVVNIQVPGATRYSLALYYMLKTPLAENPLLERFVNGDDAFRNSKFKLIPYISKGSWIVKQSVGKKSCLIGQALEVNYFKGKNYLELDVDVGSSTVARGVINLVLGYLNNLVIEMAFIVQADTAEELPEYLLGTCRLNHLDASKAVHTKSIS from the exons atggttaTGTCTCATTCGGATGGAAAGATGGAGGGGTGGCTTTACCTCATCCGCCTCAACAGGCTTGGCCTGCAGTATTGTCGCAAACGATACTTCATTCTTGAAGATAACTGCCTCCAGAGCTATAAGGCAGTCCCCACTACTGCAACAGATCTAGAG GAGCCATTGAGAAGTGCAATAATAGACTCCTGCATCCATGTTCAAGACAATGGAAGGGAGAGCTTCCACAGAAAA GTGTCCTTCACTTTCACCTTGTGTAACACCTCTAACCATGATGATCAACTCAAG TTTGGAGCAAATAGTCCAGAAGAGGCTGCAAGATGGATCCGGTGCTTAAGAGATGCTGCAATTAACCCAGAAAAGAATTTAAGGGCACCTGCAATAAGAAAATGGCAACCTTTCAG TTTGAGTGTTTCGAATAGGATGTCCCGAAAGCAGTCCATAGACTGGAATGATGCATCTTCTACGCCCGTGGATGCAATGACATCTGATGTTGTTGGTCCTTCTCCATGGAAGATATTTGGAATTCAAAATG GTTTACGGCTATTCAAAGAAGCAAAAGATAGGCATTCAAACGGGAAG CACTGGGATGGCCATCCAGCAATAATGGCTGTTGGGGTAATTGATGGAACCTCAGAATCCATTTTCAAAGCCCTCATGAGTCTTGGCCCTTCAAGATCAGA ATGGGACTTTTGCTTCTCTAGGGGCAGTGTGGTTGAGCACCTTGATGGACACACAGATATTATCCACATCCAACTAACCAACCACTGGCTACCATG GGGGCTTAAACGAAGAGATCTGCTGCTGCGTCGTTACTGGAGAAGAGAGGATGATGGCACATACG TAATCCTTTATCATTCTGTCATCCACAGTAAATGTCCACCCCAAGAGGGATATGTTCGCGCCACTGTTAAAA GTGGTGGACATGTTATAACTCCGGTAAACCAAGGCAAATCGAGCACTGTAAAACACATGCTTGCTGTTGATTGGAAGTCCTATCTGAGAAAAACGACCTCGAAATCCATAACCATTTGCATGCTTGGGGGAATTGCAG CACTGAGGGAGATGCTTAAGGCTAAATCTGGAAGCTACTTCTTAGACCCTGATATGGATGAGCTAACAATAGATATTCAGTTGCCTGTTAGCGAGAAAGAGGAGATTAAGAATGAAGTTGTTGTTACTGAGAGGACTGAAGAGGATACTACCGAGAAATACCCTTCAGCTTGTTCGAGTATCGTGGAGCTGGACGATGTGGCTGATGAGTTTTTCGATGTTCCTGAAGCATCAGACGACGAACATTCTGACCTAGGATGGCCTAGGAGCACAACCCCAGAGTTCCAAGTG GAAACACATCCACCGAAACTATCTTCTGCTGCGTGTTTTGTCAGAAAATTGCAGGATCTTGCAG TTCAGAAGAACATTCAAGAAATTGTCGGGGGCGAAGAAGGTGCCAAAGGCTGCTATGGTTGCACTCTTCCAAAAGACGCGAGTTATAACATGCCTTGCAGTTGGGCTGCTGCTGATACATCGTCGTTTTTAATCCGAGGAGAGAAGTATCTCCAAGACCATTCAAAG atcaCAGCAAAAGGCACATTGACACAAATGGTTGGTGCAGACTGGCTACAATCTGAGGTTCGCGAAGATAATCTTGCTGCTCGCCCCGGGAGCATTGTGCAG AAATATGCAGCACAGGACAGACCAGAATTCTTCTTTGTGGTCAACATTCAG GTTCCAGGAGCAACAAGATACTCCCTTGCTCTATATTACATGCTGAAAACTCCTCTAGCAGAAAACCCTTTGCTCGAGCGCTTCGTCAATGGGGATGATGCCTTCAGGAACTCAAAGTTTAAGCTCATTCCATACATCTCTAAG GGATCATGGATAGTGAAACAAAGTGTGGGCAAGAAGTCATGCTTGATTGGACAAGCACTTGAAGTGAATTACTTCAAGGGCAAGAACTACTTGGAG cttgatgttgatgttggaTCATCCACAGTTGCAAGGGGAGTTATCAACCTTGTTCTAGGCTACTTGAACAATCTTGTTATAGAAATGGCATTCATAGTACAG GCGGACACAGCAGAGGAGCTCCCCGAATACTTATTGGGAACGTGTCGGCTTAATCATTTAGACGCGTCGAAAGCGGTTCATACTAAAAGTATTAGCTAA